In a genomic window of Canis lupus familiaris isolate Mischka breed German Shepherd chromosome 13, alternate assembly UU_Cfam_GSD_1.0, whole genome shotgun sequence:
- the GC gene encoding vitamin D-binding protein, whose amino-acid sequence MKRILVFLFAVAFVHALERGRDYEKEKVCKELANLGKDDFTSLSMVLYSRKFPSSTFEQISHLVNEVVSLTETCCAEGADPDCYDHRTSALSARSCEKDSPFPVHPGTAECCTREGLERKLCMAALKHQPQEFPTYVEPTNDEICEAFRKDPKDFAEKFMYEYSINYGQAPLSLLVGYTKSYLSMVGSCCTSSSPTACFLKERLQMKHLSLLTTMSNRICSQYAAYGKEKSRLSHLIKLAQKVPTAELEDVLPLAEEINTVLSKCCESTSEDCMAKELPEYTVKICDNLSTKNSKFKDCCQEKTPMDIFVCAYFMPAAPTPELPAIELPANADVCDKGNTKAIDQYTFELSRRTHLPEVFLSKILEPTLKSLAECCDSEDSTGCMNAQGPQLKKELSSFIDKGQKLCADYSENTFTEFKKKLAEGLKAQFPDASATDLQGLIDKRSDFASKCCSINSPPIYCDSEIDVEMNNTV is encoded by the exons GCCGAGATTATGAGAAGGAAAAAGTTTGCAAGGAACTTGCCAATCTGGGAAAAGATGACTTCACATCTTT ATCAATGGTCTTATATAGCAGAAAGTTTCCCAGTAGCACATTTGAACAGATCAGTCACCTCGTGAACGAAGTTGTCTCCTTGACAGAAACTTGCTGTGCTGAAGGGGCCGACCCGGACTGCTATGACCACAGG ACCTCAGCATTGTCTGCCAGGTCCTGTGAAAAGGACTCTCCATTCCCAGTACACCCAGGAACTGCTGAGTGCTGTACCAGAGAGGGCCTTGAACGCAAACTCTGTATGGCTGCCCTGAAGCACCAGCCACAAGAATTTCCTACCTATGTAGAGCCAACAAATGATGAAATATGTGAGGCATTCAGGAAAGATCCCAAAGACTTTGCTGAGAA ATTTATGTATGAATATTCCATTAATTATGGACAAGCCCCTCTATCACTCTTAGTCGGTTACACCAAGAGTTATCTCTCTATGGTAGGGTCCTGCTGTACCTCATCAAGTCCAACAGCTTGCTTTTTGAAAGAG AGACTCCAGATGAAACACTTATCACTTCTCACCACTATGTCAAATAGAATTTGTTCACAATATGCTGCTTATGGGAAGGAGAAATCAAGACTCAG CCATCTCATAAAATTAGCACAGAAAGTGCCAACTGCTGAGCTGGAGGATGTTTTGCCACTAGCTGAAGAGATCAACACAGTTCTCTCCAAGTGCTGTGAGTCTACCTCTGAGGACTGCATGGCCAAGGAG CTACCTGAATACACAGTAAAAATCTGTGATAACTTATCCACAAAGAATTCTAAGTTCAAGGACTGTTGTCAAGAAAAAACGCCCATGGACATTTTTGTGTGCGCTTACTTCATGCCAGCTGCTCCAACACCTGAGCTGCCAGCCATTGAGTTGCCTGCAAATGCGGATGTATGTGATAAAGGAAACACCAAAGCCATAGATCA GTATACATTTGAATTAAGTAGGAGAACTCATCTTCCAGAAGTATTCCTCAGTAAAATACTTGAGCCAACCCTGAAAAGCCTTGCAGAATGCTGCGACTCTGAAGATTCTACTGGCTGTATGAATGCTCAG GGACCTCAACTGAAAAAGGAATTATCTTCTTTCATTGACAAGGGACAAAAACTATGTGCAGATTATTCGGAAAACACTTTTACTGAGTTTaagaaaaa ACTAGCAGAGGGATTAAAAGCACAATTCCCTGATGCCAGTGCAACCGACCTCCAAGGGTTGATTGACAAGCGCTCAGACTTTGCCTCCAAGTGCTGCTCCATAAACTCACCTCCCATCTACTGTGATTCAGAG